The Bombyx mori chromosome 16, ASM3026992v2 region tgcgatgataaaaaggagatgagggaatcatctcaaacaattcctcagagcaccccccgtggaacatacggtacaaaatacagagggaaccaaagtccctccgcagacccagataCATTTAAACCTATATAAGTGTGTTTGTCTCTAGTAGTCTCTGGTAACCATAAcaaagggaatcctaatttgaggcCAATTATAAATATAGATCGCGAGCCGAAAAAAAGGGCCTAGGAATAGAGAACTTCTTAGTAGGTAAATTACCTTCTtacagtaaaaataatttaatcaacATGGCTTCCGTGCGCTTCATTATCTTTTTCTAATTGTTCTTCGGTTGTCTATCGCGCGGtcgccgttctcgtcgaacccgtcgcttacgacgaagggctcgacgagtaaattaactctcagacacagcccactgagtttctcgccggatcttctcagtgggtcgcgtttccgatccggtggtagattctgcgaagcacggctcttgctagggttcttgttagcaacgtcgtcaggtttgagccccgtgagctcacctactagttaaggttacgctggaataggtaggaaaaaaaaaatgtctatcgCAAGTATCATATGCGTAGTGCGCCAATAAAGTACTTTAGCTAATCAAATGTAAAGTTCGACTCAATTTACATTGGCACTAATGTGTTATTTTTGACTATTCCCTTGAGGCTGGCGTTGGCCGAAAGCTCGGTTCTAGTTAGTTCTATATAAAATTGGAACAAGAATGTTATTAGCCTTGCGATTGTTTCGCTCGTAGATAGGTATGTTTAGGTTTTATGAGTTCGATGTATTTTTAGAGATCCAAGTGTAAGACTCCACTTccaacagtcaggaaataatacacagattgcagtagtttacttaattctgtattgctttatttgaaaCTCCACTTTTACAATCTTTAGACATCTGCTCACTACCGAATACACTGATTTCTCTTCCCGTttctcagactaccgccttttttattatctcacaaccccaccactggcattgctaccaccaacagtgttgctatttggcaatacaaaaattgccttaactttaacatgaccaattttattttaattattttacaacaaaccttacattcGACCGTCCTGACACCATGTATGTCCCCATACATGACCCAGGTGGTAACCTTACATTAGGCCAATATTAGTCGTCAGCGTAACAGCGTTAACAgtaaattacaacaaaaaaaaaaagaggcacttaacattttttcatttaagTGAAACAAAATACTCCTTAAAAGTTATACATATCAAAATTTCTTCGAAACAGACAGTAAATTCTCAGTTGTAAACTGCCATAACAAGCCAATTTTTAGTTGTGttactgccatgacaagtcaattctcaattatgaaactgccatgacaagtcaattctcaattatgaaactgccatgacaagtcaattctcagttatgaaaatgccatgacaagtcaattcttaattatgaaactgccatgccaagtcaattctcagttatgaaactgccatgacaagtcaattctcaattatgaaactgccatgccaagtcaattctcagttatgaaactgccatgacaagtcaattctcaattatgaaactgccatgccaagtcaattctcagttatgaaaatgccatgacaagtcaattctcagttatgaaactgccatgacaagtcaattctcaattatgaaactgccatgccaagtcaattctcagttatgaaactgccatgacaagtcaattctcaattatgaaactgccatgccaagtcaattctcagttatgaaactgccatgacaagtcaattctcaattatgaaactgccatgccaagtcaattctcagttatgaaaatgccatgacaagtcaattctcaattatgaaactgccatgccaagtcaattctcagttatgaaactgccatgacaagtcaattctcaattatgaaactgccatgtcaagtcaattctcagttatgaaactgccatgacaagtcaattctcagttatgaaaatgccatgacaagtcaattctcaattatgaaactgccatgccaagtcaattctcagttatgaaaatgccatgacaagtcaattctcaattatgaaactgccatgccaagtcaattctcagttatgaaactgccatgacaagtcaattctcagttaatGTGTGccttgaaccaatcaattctcaaggactttatgaaatacacaagctgaaccaatcaattctcagctgTAGTATTTCCTGTCTCGccttgaaccaatcaattctcaaggactttatgaaatacacaagctgaaccaatcaattctcagctgTAGTATTTCCTGTCTCGCCCTGAACATCAATTCTCAGCTATAGTATTTTCTGTCTTGccttgaaccaatcaattctcaaggACTTTCTGGTCGAGGTGCGAACCGATCAATTCTCGCTCCTGACCTGTAAACAAAGAAAGAATAATTCGGTAGCGTAAGTGCTTCATCAATTCAGTTATATATGTGTATCATTTAATCAtccatttattgttattaaattgacAAAGTAATTgacaataatattacataattgacattaaataatgtaattgacaaaaattattaaacactTAGAATTATTCACGGTCAGTAGTAAAGATTTACTTCCCACTGATCCACCAAGTTTAAGTGACGTGACATGTATCCAGGGCTTTATTAAATCGAATATAGCATTTTATGCTTCATTCCCATTCCCTCAAACCCAGGGAGACGGACTGACTGACTGAACGAACCTGATTTATAATTAGATAACTCAAAATATTCTTTAGATAATCTACTTAAGATCTTAACTATGTCAGCTGCTCAAGACTTGCTACATATTTTCTCTCAAGGGATTTATCATATTCCTTATATAAATCTGAGTGGGACAGTTCAGAATTCATGCTTAAAAACCGTTAAGTAGttgaatttttcataataatgatATGCGATTGTTCTGTAATGTTTGATTGATTAACGAAGAATTACATCAGATTGTCACCTAGCCTACAGAACACTAGCACGTACGTCATCAAATTTCGAGATGAAAAGGTATACTCTCCGAGGACTATATTAACTTATAACCAGAGCCTTTCATGGGGAATATTGTCTTGAATGTTCTCTATTTTATGTGTGATACGACTCGAAGAAAATGTCGTTAAGATAAGTTTTCGGTTAATTTTGCACTAGAGCTAGTTATTTTTAGAGACCACCAAACCGATTGAGGAACCCTCTTCCTGATTAAAACAGGTTTCCGTTTTATGTCCTATCTTACCACATTTGTTACATTTATCTAGCGGCTTTGGGCACTGTAAATACGGATGCCCCTGCTGTTTGcagttaaaacaataaataccttGACCGGAATTCTTTTTAGAATTTGATTCAGTGTCAGAGGCATTTTTATTTCTCAAATGCGATTGATCATTAATCAATTGATCTGTGTCCCAACtcattaaaaattgtaaaagatTTTCTGGAAGAGAACAGCGCAAAGCTAAGGCACTAGACTTCATAGTCCTGTCACTAATTCCGTGAATTATGCAGTCGACAGCGCGCTTACCAGAAATACCACATAGGTTTAACAGAGAcagtttttcataataatattgctCTATAGGTTCATTAAGCTTGCTTTTTCGTCTCAACATGTCTTCTAAGCACTGGCCATAATTTAGTTCGTGAGGAAACgcgtttattaatttatcttgCCACTCTTGCCACGTATACAAGATCGTATCTAGACTCTCGAACCACAACTTGGCCAATCCTTGAAGTTTTTGTAGTGAAAAGTGTATAGTAGTCCTATCGTCCCAACCATAAACCGACGCGCATTCATTAACCTTTTTCAGCCACACGTCTATTCGCTGATTTTTAACAGAAGGGTCAAAATTTGGAAGAATATTCTTgtgatctatatttttattaatcatcGGTGTGTTCTGCGGTAACGGTTGAGATTCGGGACCGTGCTTAATAGACTGTATTATTTTGACAACATCATTAGTAGAAAAGGAAGGACTACGTGACCTGATATGTGTGGCACGACGTTCATGGTTGACTTTTGCATGCCGCGCATCGTCACTCCGGCGCACCTCTGTAGCTGCACGAAGAGAGGTCGCAAGTGGCCTCTCGGCTGAAGGGCGCCGTGTACTTCTCTCGCGTCGCCGTACCATCTCCCGCTCTTGCTGCAGTTCCTGTTCTAGTCGCTGGATACGTTCTTGGTACAGTTCCAGCTCCCGGGCCCGGCTGCACGTGCGAGAGCTACGGCTGCGAGTACGAGATCGGTTGGGACCCGCTTCGCCTCGGCTTCCTTTACGGCTGCGCGAGGGTGTCATCAAATGATGTGTGCCTTCTCTATTCATGTTCTGGAACTTGCAGACGTTGCAAAATGTTATTCTAAATTGAACGTGAATTgaacctataataatataatatgagagATCAATTGTTTGTCTATAAATTCTTAGTCATCGCACCCATATCAAAATTATTTCACCTACCCCAAACGAAAATATCAATGAAAAGCATAGGCAGCGTTTTATCGACGGATCCACCATGCGAGTGGAACAGCGAGCAAAAATTAGTGGAATGATAACTATATAAAGTTCGTAACCAGTTATTAAATTCGTGGTTGAAGCTCAACAAACATTTGAACGTTAAGTTAAATTGAAACACGTGACATAACCATAACATTAGATACACTTTAGTTCTCAGTTATTCTGAATTAAAATAGTGGCTAGATACAGCAGAAGATGCTATCCCGTGCTAAGCTTTGAAGCTACCTCCGTACTCAGCGCGGttctaattcattttttttttcgaatcaaATAATTACGTCAAATTAACAAGAAACTCAAAAATGTACTTACGTGAGGCGACCGCACTTCTGAGATGTAAGACTCCACTTccaacagtcaggaaataatacacagattgcagtagtttacttaattctgtattgctttatttgaaaCTCCACTTTTACAATCTTTAGACATCTGCTCACTACCGAATACACTGATTTCTCTTCCCGTttctcagactaccgccttttttattatctcacaaccccaccactggcattgctaccaccaacagtgttgctatttggcaatacaaaaattgccttaactttaacatgaccaattttattttaattattttacaacaaaccttacacaaGTAATGAGTTCAAATGTTATTTTTGAAGTAGCAacagattttgtttttattgcccccTTTCGAAGGGATCTGGACTTGGTATTATCATTTTATGGAAAATGTTGGATTGATTTAATATTGGAAGTAAGTACCAGACACGATTTTAAAagaatttgtaatttattttttgtcggTTTCTTTCCTTTTGCTGAAGATCGTAATTTGTGCCATAAGACGAAGCGCCTTTCTTAGAGATGGCGCCTTGGTTTCTTTATGTAGTTCTCAAGCGAGTGTTTAAGttgaacataaaaataaataaaaaatacagagaAGACAATTCTCAGTGGAGActgaataatattttcaatatatacattttttttaatagagagATGGGTggacagcccacctagtgttaagtggttactggagcccatagacatctacagcgcaaatgccacccaccttgagatataagttctaaagtctcagtatagttacgatggctaccctgcccttcaaaccgacacgcattactgcttcacggcagaaataggcagggcggtggttcctagccgcgcggactcacaagaggtcctaccaccagttaatatGTAGATACAGCTTCATAGTTTACTCGAAACAAAAatgataaaagtatttttaaggtttttaatcCATCTAATAGGTACTTCTGAAGCAACGGTTTTACTGAAAAAGGCTATGAACATAATGAAGGTAGTTTGTAACTGAATACATTTTACGgaattgttttttgttacatGAAGTTAATTCTTGATGGCGGAAGTCGCTCGTTACCTGCGttttagcttaaaaaaaaaaggttcctgCAGCAGGATTTGAACCTAGGCACAGTCGCCTTCTTCACCACTAATACACCGAGTTTTatcttatatttaatatataaatctacagtggtttttacggatgttcctttatctgaaccatgcatccgattgacttgaatcttgatatccatgtagacAATACATGtgtttaatggataggctaatatttatgagtgttggactccctaataataatgacaataaataataatgttacttcaaattcccagcgaagcgggcgagtacagctagtattagATACCTAAagctaactagcgacccgccctcattTCGATTGTGGAActttcatttattattgatcttattgaatGTTCTTTTAAACAAATCTAGCCTTGACATGACAATACCAAACAAAATATCTCTAATCTTTCTTCTTCTTACATTCATGGTTCACTATTTTGGCCATAACGgcttacaaataaaagataaatatatGCTGTCACGGGCTTTTTTGTAGGACTATTTGAGATAAACATTTCCAATTTATGTGATATACGTGTAACTCCAACGGTTTTTACGGCGCACGCAAAAATAGTTCACAGATGgcagatttttttctttgacaCTTTACTTGACACTTTTCGTTATATTTTGAGTAATTCACGCTATATCTATATAAATCATAGCCTATGTGTTATTCAGATGTATAAgctactagccgtactcgcccgcttcgctgggcatttaaaattaacattatatttattgtcattattagggagtccaacactcatataaatattagcgtatccattcagtacatgtattttctacatggataccaagtttcaagtcaatcggatgcacggctcagtggttataacggaacatccgtaaaaaccactgtagatttatatattagtatagatagtctatgtgttattctgatgtttaagctatattattgtaaagttttatcaaaatccattcagtagtttttgcgtgaaagagtaacaaacatacctacatccatacattcttacaaactttcgcatttataatattagtaggataaATAAAATGACTGACTTTGGTGGTGACGAAAAGCTGTTCCCGCTTGACGACACCCTGGTCGATCTTCTCGCTGATGGCCTCACCAACTTCAGCCTCGTTCTTGTAGACGGTCGCGGTGTCTATGTGCCTGTAGCCAGCGTCGATGGCCCATCTCACCGAGTTCAAAACTTGACCAGGCTCTGGTTTCCTCTGAAAGTTTGGCATTTGGGTAAAATTTTCGTCATTCTTTATCGCTTCGTTAGTCTACACTTCTACAGGGTCAGGGAGTGTGGTTCGCGATCTTAGTCCATTTCATTATTGGAAatgcgtcgcttgcgacgaaggactcgacgagtaaattaaccctcagacacagcccaccgagtttctcgccagatcttctcagtgggtcgcgttcccgatccggtggtacattctgcgaagcacggctcttactagggttcgtgttagcaacgtcgtcaggtttgagccccgtgagctcacctactagttaaggttacgctgatatagcctctcaaggctctcagcttaggtaggaaaaaacaaaaataataataataattggaaatGTTTAGTTTTCGGGGCCAAGGTTCTTGTCACCTAGGTATGCGACTTTCCGGTGTTCGAGAAAATTCtaatacgtttgccgctaggggcgctgttccaactgcattaAAAATttaggttaacttttacgctatcgagaactttaaaaaactcgcactaagcacacaggcgcCTAGGCGGTTAAATTTTATTGCGTTTGTTATTTACTGGTTCGATCTCTGTCACTAAGTATTCGCGCGTTCCGTTTTGAAGGATAGGAGACCAGTTCTACCACTTTACCCTAGACGGACCGCTAGCTCATTTAttaatctatgtaataaaaaatggcgGCATACAATATCGATGTTGTTTACAgcgaattttaaaatatttatacatcaTTCAGGAAGAAAAATCATCAAAAAATTAGaattcaaaaacattaaaataatgtcGAACTGAGTTGTACAATGCTGATAATCGTTAAAAGCTAGGCGTTCTAACTGTTGAGAGTCTAAGAGTTAAAAACCGTTTTAACCCACTTGGCGCCCTCACGGgtcattgaaaaaaattaatgtataatctataccaaaaaaataatttaatatctttgtggcttataattaaaaaagcagattaattcattaaagttactactaaaaaaaaaaaatttagtaatgCTTTAACGACAAAAATATTTGAGTGATATTTCTTTACGAAAAGTTTGGTATCTTAGTTTTATTCTGTTCAGattgttgtttaaaaaaatattccataGCTCTTATTGACTGGACTTTTGTCGTATAGATTTTCAATATCACTACAATTtactattttgtaatttatttcacGTCTTAGCCGATTTTTTATGGAAATATGACATtcaatatgttttaaaaaaaaaatacgtttcttAGCACTCACTAGCCAACATGGTTCTGAAAtaagttacatttttttgtttggaccatttaaaaagaaattggGAAGTATGAAACTGAAGTTAAACAACTtgaaaattttatgtattaaatattttaacacatTGGCAACATTTATAGATAATTGTTCCATTTCGGCGAATGCATAAGTATCCTACTAAttttggaaataaatataaaaatatttcatattgtgaaccttttatttttaaattggtattcttttgtaattaaaaatagaaataatgtaGGTACCAAAATTATGTAGGTAGCACTTGTAACACTGATAATTTTATATCTTGTATATAGATCAAGGTCaataattttgaacaaaaacttGGGTTAAGTATTGTGAATTAACTACAAATTTAAACTCACCGCATAAGTTCCGAGCCCTAAAATTGGCATGTCTTGCCCATTTGACAGTTTAATACTGGGTACATCTACAAccattttaaaagtttattactaattgttaaaaaaatatattatctcgTCGATGTCCGAACGGTAAGGCAAACTAAATaggattatttaattttttaaattgttagaGCCAGTCTTTATTGCAAGGACCGCACGGCAAGATTTATCAGTCATCCTATCAGCGCTGGAGTTTTCTTTGAGTTTTGAACTTTTGCAAGTGCTGTCGGTAATAAATGTTACCAGCTGTAATTAATTCCTGAGATTTacagccattaaaaaaaaagaaactcaagtagaacatattattaaactTCGTATTTATGTATGAGTACAATTTAAATGATTGAAAATGCAACTGCAAAGTAATGATACCAGCTTCAAAATCATAGCGATGTAAATAGTTAATCAATTTAAATCTGGTTGTTTAAAAGCtcagaaaaattataataataattgttcgaaaccaatccgttagtttttgaatttttaccacggcaacacgggtcgcgatttgacggtgccgtcgcgatttgacatcttcactttgtcttgcttctcgaacgggacggtacctgtatattgacggtctacgctaaagttgtgtatcatcgctaatccttatccattcctgccccatacccttctccctaagtgatacggcgtgagaagacgaaggcatcggttccggtgagtgattgcatgatattttgttaaaatagtacacacggcgccgcgaatcgcggcacatgttcgacgcgcacctcgtgctggtttccgtagccctaggctgccacgaggtcgctgggttcgaatcgaacaatttctgaggtatggtctaagcgaacggtgctttccacaattgctcgaaccttcgatccaaacggttggatcgctcctgtcacttttctcttaaagtgcttcatgcagcgactgtggtctgctaacctgtcatgggacgaggggattgctggtgacctattgaaggattggttgaactttttctcgtctcttcctgatattaaccacgtgtcaatacctcggaagctggttcctgcgggcaaatacaaggcgtctctccacgggttttcggatgcctcggaacgtggattcgcagctgcggtatacttgcgaacggtttcttcaactggaagggttgatatacggttggtgttagcgaagagtaaggtcg contains the following coding sequences:
- the LOC119629678 gene encoding uncharacterized protein LOC119629678 isoform X2, producing the protein MVRRRERSTRRPSAERPLATSLRAATEVRRSDDARHAKVNHERRATHIRSRSPSFSTNDVVKIIQSIKHGPESQPLPQNTPMINKNIDHKNILPNFDPSVKNQRIDVWLKKVNECASVYGWDDRTTIHFSLQKLQGLAKLWFESLDTILYTWQEWQDKLINAFPHELNYGQCLEDMLRRKSKLNEPIEQYYYEKLSLLNLCGISGKRAVDCIIHGISDRTMKSSALALRCSLPENLLQFLMSWDTDQLINDQSHLRNKNASDTESNSKKNSGQGIYCFNCKQQGHPYLQCPKPLDKCNKCGKIGHKTETCFNQEEGSSIGLVVSKNN
- the LOC119629678 gene encoding uncharacterized protein LOC119629678 isoform X1 → MNREGTHHLMTPSRSRKGSRGEAGPNRSRTRSRSSRTCSRARELELYQERIQRLEQELQQEREMVRRRERSTRRPSAERPLATSLRAATEVRRSDDARHAKVNHERRATHIRSRSPSFSTNDVVKIIQSIKHGPESQPLPQNTPMINKNIDHKNILPNFDPSVKNQRIDVWLKKVNECASVYGWDDRTTIHFSLQKLQGLAKLWFESLDTILYTWQEWQDKLINAFPHELNYGQCLEDMLRRKSKLNEPIEQYYYEKLSLLNLCGISGKRAVDCIIHGISDRTMKSSALALRCSLPENLLQFLMSWDTDQLINDQSHLRNKNASDTESNSKKNSGQGIYCFNCKQQGHPYLQCPKPLDKCNKCGKIGHKTETCFNQEEGSSIGLVVSKNN